One genomic window of Desulfuromonas sp. AOP6 includes the following:
- the lepA gene encoding translation elongation factor 4: MNKDLIRNFSIIAHIDHGKSTLADRLLEETGTLSAREKTAQFLDKMDLEKERGITIKAQAVRLKYKADDGKDYILNLIDTPGHVDFTYEVSRSLSACEGALLVVDASQGVEAQTLANVYLAIDQNLEVFPVLNKIDLPSADPEKVKEEIEEIIGLDTRDAVGASAKEGIGIHDILEQIVSKIPPPRGDETALLKALIFDSWYDSYQGVIILVRVMEGTLKKGDKIQLMSNRKSFEVLKLGVFSPHPLEMQSLSAGEVGFMIAGIKVVQDAKVGDTITHLHQPAAAALPGFKEVKPMVFSGLYPIDTADYDLLRDALEKLRLNDSSFSFEPENSLALGFGFRCGFLGLLHMEIIQERLEREFGVDLITTAPTVVYKVTTVKGELLRVESANKLPEVQHIQIIEEPFILASIHVPNEFVGTVLALCEEKRGVQREIKYLTANRVMVVYELPLNEIVLDFYDRLKSITRGYASFDYEHLDYRESKLVRLNVLINGEAVDALSLIVHQDKAQARGRDLASKMKEFIPRQQYEVAIQAAIGNKVVARETVKALRKDVTAKCYGGDITRKRKLLEKQKEGKKRMKQVGSVELPQEAFLAILKVKE, translated from the coding sequence CCTCGCCGATCGCCTGCTCGAAGAGACGGGCACTCTCAGTGCTCGGGAAAAGACGGCTCAGTTTCTGGACAAAATGGATCTGGAAAAGGAACGTGGAATCACCATAAAGGCTCAGGCGGTACGTCTGAAATATAAGGCCGATGATGGGAAAGACTACATTCTCAACTTGATAGACACGCCCGGTCATGTCGACTTCACTTACGAAGTTAGCCGCTCTCTCTCCGCCTGTGAAGGGGCCTTGCTGGTTGTTGACGCCTCTCAGGGTGTCGAAGCACAGACTCTGGCCAATGTTTATCTGGCCATCGACCAGAACCTTGAAGTCTTCCCCGTACTCAACAAGATCGACCTTCCCAGCGCGGACCCGGAGAAGGTAAAGGAAGAAATTGAGGAAATAATTGGCCTCGACACTCGGGACGCCGTGGGGGCCAGCGCCAAGGAAGGGATCGGCATTCACGATATCCTGGAACAGATCGTTTCCAAAATACCGCCACCTCGCGGTGATGAAACTGCTCTCCTCAAGGCCCTCATTTTCGACTCCTGGTATGACTCCTATCAGGGTGTCATTATTCTTGTCCGTGTGATGGAAGGAACCCTGAAGAAGGGCGACAAGATTCAGCTCATGTCGAACCGTAAAAGTTTCGAAGTGCTGAAGCTCGGAGTCTTTTCGCCCCACCCCCTGGAGATGCAATCGTTGTCGGCAGGTGAAGTCGGTTTCATGATCGCCGGCATCAAGGTCGTGCAGGACGCCAAGGTCGGCGATACGATCACCCATCTGCACCAGCCGGCAGCGGCAGCATTGCCTGGTTTCAAGGAAGTCAAACCCATGGTCTTTTCCGGTCTGTATCCCATTGATACGGCCGATTATGATCTGCTACGGGACGCTTTGGAAAAGCTGCGGCTCAACGATTCTTCTTTTTCCTTTGAACCTGAAAACTCCCTCGCCCTGGGTTTTGGCTTTCGCTGTGGTTTCCTGGGGCTTCTCCATATGGAAATCATCCAGGAACGCCTCGAACGTGAATTTGGCGTCGATCTGATTACCACCGCGCCGACGGTTGTATACAAGGTCACGACGGTCAAGGGGGAACTTCTTCGGGTCGAGAGCGCCAACAAGCTGCCCGAGGTTCAGCACATCCAGATCATTGAAGAACCGTTTATCCTCGCCTCCATTCACGTTCCCAATGAGTTTGTCGGCACGGTTCTGGCCCTGTGTGAAGAGAAGAGGGGCGTTCAGCGGGAAATCAAGTATTTGACCGCCAACCGCGTCATGGTGGTCTATGAATTGCCCCTCAATGAAATCGTTCTCGATTTTTACGACCGGCTCAAGTCCATTACCCGCGGTTACGCATCGTTCGATTATGAACATCTCGACTACCGTGAAAGCAAACTGGTGCGCCTCAATGTTCTTATCAATGGCGAAGCTGTCGATGCCCTGTCCCTGATTGTTCATCAGGACAAAGCTCAGGCCCGTGGCCGTGACCTGGCTTCAAAAATGAAAGAATTCATTCCACGACAGCAATACGAAGTGGCCATACAGGCCGCCATCGGCAACAAAGTTGTGGCCCGGGAGACTGTCAAGGCCCTGCGTAAAGACGTCACCGCCAAATGTTATGGCGGCGACATTACCAGGAAGCGTAAACTTCTGGAAAAGCAGAAGGAGGGTAAAAAAAGGATGAAACAGGTGGGCAGTGTCGAATTGCCCCAGGAAGCCTTTCTGGCGATTCTGAAAGTGAAAGAGTAA
- the lepB gene encoding signal peptidase I encodes MTSSPDTAIQGKGSKSKLREYAEALIVAAILALFIRTFVVQAFKIPSGSMEDTLLIGDHLLVNKFLYGIKVPFTDNRFLSIRHPERGDIVVFEFPEDKDKGYFQRRDFIKRIVGTPGDVVEVRNKQVYLNGKPYTIPQEVHKESEVLGEKYGPRDFMKPVTVPQGKYFVMGDNRDRSYDSRFWGFVDEEAIKGMAFIKYWSWDRDDLKPRWNRLGRPIH; translated from the coding sequence ATGACTTCATCTCCTGATACAGCCATCCAAGGCAAGGGGTCTAAATCCAAACTGCGCGAATACGCAGAGGCGTTGATCGTTGCTGCCATTCTGGCGCTGTTCATCCGCACCTTTGTAGTTCAAGCCTTCAAGATCCCTTCCGGGTCCATGGAAGACACGCTGCTTATAGGCGATCATCTGCTGGTCAATAAATTTCTTTACGGTATCAAGGTTCCTTTTACCGATAATCGCTTTTTAAGTATTCGCCACCCTGAGCGAGGGGACATCGTCGTTTTCGAATTTCCTGAGGACAAGGACAAGGGTTATTTTCAGCGCCGCGATTTTATCAAACGCATTGTGGGCACACCTGGTGATGTGGTCGAAGTCCGCAACAAGCAGGTCTATCTCAACGGCAAGCCCTACACTATCCCACAGGAAGTGCATAAAGAATCCGAAGTTCTTGGGGAAAAATACGGCCCTAGAGATTTCATGAAACCGGTAACGGTGCCTCAGGGTAAATATTTCGTCATGGGGGACAACCGTGATCGTTCCTACGACAGCCGTTTCTGGGGTTTTGTCGACGAAGAGGCGATCAAGGGAATGGCTTTCATTAAATATTGGTCTTGGGACCGGGATGATCTCAAACCACGCTGGAATCGCCTCGGCCGGCCGATCCATTAA
- the pyrR gene encoding bifunctional pyr operon transcriptional regulator/uracil phosphoribosyltransferase PyrR: MTKTATTIMDGAGIGRALTRISHEILEHNKGTEKLALIGIRTGGDHLAKLIRARIAEIEGVEVPLGVMDVTMYRDDLRSRGSLPLGKTDISFPLDDVRVVLIDDVLFTGRTIRAAMDALMDLGRPRSIQLAVLVDRGHRELPIRPDYIGRNVPTSREEKVQVEFDDASIPVEVRLLKP, encoded by the coding sequence ATGACCAAAACAGCGACAACTATCATGGACGGTGCCGGCATCGGCCGGGCCTTGACAAGAATCTCCCATGAGATCCTTGAGCACAACAAAGGCACTGAGAAACTGGCTCTGATCGGAATCCGTACCGGCGGAGACCATCTGGCCAAACTCATTCGCGCCCGCATCGCTGAAATCGAGGGCGTCGAGGTTCCTCTCGGGGTCATGGATGTCACCATGTATCGCGACGATCTAAGATCAAGAGGCAGCCTCCCCCTTGGGAAGACCGACATTTCTTTTCCCCTTGATGATGTCCGTGTTGTCCTCATCGACGACGTCCTTTTCACCGGTCGCACCATTCGGGCAGCTATGGACGCCTTGATGGACCTGGGGCGGCCCAGAAGCATCCAGCTCGCCGTTCTCGTCGATCGGGGGCATCGTGAGTTGCCTATCCGTCCCGACTATATTGGCCGCAACGTGCCTACCTCGCGGGAAGAAAAGGTCCAGGTCGAATTTGATGACGCGTCGATTCCGGTTGAAGTCCGGCTTTTGAAACCATAA
- a CDS encoding aspartate carbamoyltransferase catalytic subunit, which produces MAFPHKHILGTEQLSKEDIIQILDTAESFREINSRAIKKVPTLRGKTIVNLFYEASTRTRTSFEIAGKRLSADTINISASSSSVVKGETLEDTARNIEAMKPDIIVMRHSASGAPNYLAKRLNCSVINAGDGAHEHPSQALLDLLTIRQHKGRIEGLKVAIIGDIAHSRVARSDLYALIKMGATVRLAGPGTMIPPGIERLGAEVYTDINQALEGADVIMMLRIQLERQGKTLLPTLREYARFYGLNKDNLKLAQKDAIIMHPGPMNRGVEISSIVADGDQNVILDQVENGVAVRMALLYLVAGGDAGEGSPDA; this is translated from the coding sequence ATGGCTTTTCCACACAAGCATATTCTTGGCACGGAGCAACTTTCCAAAGAAGACATCATCCAGATTCTCGATACAGCGGAAAGTTTCCGGGAAATCAATTCCCGCGCCATCAAAAAAGTGCCGACCCTGCGGGGAAAAACGATCGTCAACCTTTTCTACGAGGCCAGCACTCGCACCCGCACTTCCTTTGAAATTGCTGGCAAACGGCTCTCCGCTGATACTATCAATATCAGCGCCAGTTCCTCATCCGTGGTCAAAGGGGAAACCCTCGAAGATACCGCCCGCAACATTGAAGCCATGAAGCCGGATATCATCGTCATGCGCCATTCGGCCTCGGGCGCACCGAACTATCTGGCCAAGCGCCTGAACTGCTCGGTGATCAATGCCGGTGACGGGGCTCATGAGCACCCGAGCCAGGCGCTGCTTGACCTGCTCACTATCCGTCAGCACAAGGGCAGGATAGAGGGGCTCAAGGTCGCCATCATCGGCGACATCGCCCACAGCCGGGTGGCGCGCTCGGATCTCTACGCCCTGATCAAGATGGGCGCCACTGTTCGACTGGCCGGTCCCGGCACCATGATTCCTCCCGGCATCGAACGACTTGGCGCCGAGGTCTATACAGATATCAACCAGGCTCTGGAGGGGGCCGATGTCATCATGATGCTGCGCATCCAGTTGGAGCGTCAAGGCAAAACACTGCTCCCCACGTTGCGTGAATACGCGCGCTTTTACGGCCTGAATAAAGACAATCTTAAGCTCGCCCAAAAGGATGCCATCATCATGCACCCCGGCCCCATGAATCGGGGTGTCGAGATTTCATCTATCGTCGCCGATGGCGATCAGAACGTCATCTTGGATCAGGTTGAAAACGGCGTCGCTGTTCGTATGGCCCTGCTGTACCTGGTTGCTGGCGGGGATGCCGGCGAAGGATCGCCTGACGCCTGA
- a CDS encoding dihydroorotase, protein MDILIKNGRVIDPGNKVDQQLDVLIRDGKIARIDKEISGGEVRVLDAKGCLVVPGLVDMHVHLRDPGLEYKEDIVSGTRAAAAGGFTSVACMPNTKPVNDNKAVTLYIRNKAKEEGFANVFPIGAITKGQKGESLSEIGELKEAGCVGLSDDGVPVGSGEMMRRAMEYARPFGLPIISHAEDLSLVGEGVMNDGFVATELGLKGIPWVAEDAATAREVMLCEFTGARLHVAHVSTRGSVEIVRAAKKRGVNVTCEATPHHFTLTEEAVRGYDTNAKMNPPLRTADDVAAIREGLADGTIDAIATDHAPHHYDEKNVEFNIALNGIVGLETALPLTLRLVEDGVLSLNQAISLLTDRPARILGLNRGTLSVGSPADVTVIDPSDKWVIDASRFESKSRNTPFGGWNVKGRALYTICGGRVTFENKL, encoded by the coding sequence ATGGATATATTGATCAAGAACGGCCGCGTTATCGACCCAGGCAATAAAGTGGATCAGCAGTTGGATGTACTTATTCGTGACGGCAAGATTGCCCGTATCGACAAGGAGATATCAGGCGGAGAGGTCCGAGTTCTTGACGCCAAGGGATGCCTCGTCGTGCCGGGCCTGGTGGATATGCATGTCCATCTGCGTGACCCCGGTCTGGAGTACAAAGAGGACATCGTCAGTGGGACTCGTGCCGCGGCAGCGGGAGGCTTTACTTCGGTGGCCTGCATGCCCAACACCAAGCCCGTCAACGACAACAAGGCGGTCACTCTTTATATTCGCAACAAGGCCAAAGAAGAAGGTTTCGCCAATGTCTTCCCCATTGGCGCCATCACCAAGGGGCAGAAGGGGGAATCGCTTTCGGAAATTGGCGAACTCAAGGAAGCCGGCTGCGTCGGCCTCTCGGATGACGGTGTCCCCGTTGGCAGTGGTGAAATGATGCGCCGGGCCATGGAATATGCTCGCCCTTTTGGGCTGCCAATTATAAGCCACGCCGAAGATCTCTCCCTCGTGGGGGAAGGGGTTATGAACGACGGTTTCGTGGCAACGGAACTGGGGCTCAAAGGTATTCCCTGGGTCGCGGAAGATGCCGCCACGGCTCGCGAAGTGATGCTCTGCGAGTTCACCGGCGCCCGTTTGCATGTTGCTCACGTTTCGACGCGCGGTTCTGTTGAGATCGTGCGTGCCGCCAAAAAACGTGGCGTGAATGTTACCTGCGAGGCTACTCCGCATCACTTCACCCTGACTGAAGAAGCGGTGCGCGGGTACGACACCAACGCCAAAATGAATCCGCCCCTGCGCACCGCCGATGATGTGGCGGCCATTCGCGAAGGTCTCGCCGATGGTACGATCGATGCCATCGCCACGGATCACGCTCCTCATCACTATGATGAAAAAAACGTGGAGTTCAATATTGCTCTCAACGGCATTGTGGGATTGGAAACCGCCTTGCCTCTGACCCTTCGCCTGGTCGAGGATGGTGTCCTCTCTCTGAACCAGGCCATCTCCCTGCTGACCGACCGGCCCGCCCGAATCCTTGGTCTCAATCGGGGTACACTTTCTGTAGGGTCCCCGGCGGATGTCACCGTTATTGACCCCTCTGACAAATGGGTTATCGATGCCAGTCGCTTTGAATCTAAGAGTCGAAACACCCCTTTTGGTGGCTGGAATGTCAAGGGTAGGGCTCTATACACGATTTGTGGCGGACGTGTTACGTTCGAAAATAAATTATAA